CTAATTTTCCGTGACCATATTcaccacaaaaataataaatataatatcgcAATTAAAATGGTATTAGGCGGCGTAGTCTAAGCTGCTATTTAGCACTCGTATATAACTGTGCTCTTAGCTTTGGCCACAGTACCAGATTACCACCCACTAAGTTCTTCTCACCTAAGTGCATTGAATAGAGGTTTAGAAGGCAGTCTAGAGCTGCTGTATATCATAGCGCTCCAAGTATGCACAAACTTGTCAGTCTCTGCACATCGCCAAACTTCTTGGTGTAGTTTTCTTTACAAACCAAGATACCACAGATCATTTAAGCTCCTTCGGCCGCACTGTAGATCCAAAGTGGGAGTCTAATGGTTTTCCTACATTGGTGGTCTTCTTACCTCGGCCTTCTACACTCAACCTCCATGCCACCCAACTAAGGAGTCTGTGTATTAGTTTAGAGTAAGGCCGGGTCGATCCTTGGAAGAGCAGTACTATGTCCGCCTTGCCCAGTATTTTCTTCATCGTGTTCGCCTTTCTTAAGCTCTCTTTGTTTTCTtactatttcaataaattatttcaccATTGGTAGAAATTGAGTTTGATTCCAAGAATTTGATACTTAATCTGCAAAGAGCAAACCATTTGGCTTTAGTAGCTTTTGCACATGTCGCCTCCCGTAATTGAGTGCGTTTGGGTGTAACTTAGTTATTTCTCTGCCAAATAcgtggatatgtatgtatgtatgtatgtctttaaCATTGTGTTGTTTGCCAAAAGAGTACTTAATAAGTTTATTGCATATGcatctatgcatgtatgtatgtatgtacgtgtgtatttGTATAAAAGTGTACATTCAGCTGTTCTAACCGGCAAATTCATATACTCTAATTTGGGAGCAACGCATACCTTAACATTTCTCACAACCACTGCCGGCTTTTCTCGAATGCACTcaacacatacatagatattttcTCTCTGCTTCTGTGACTATAAAAGCCGGTTgacttcaaattcaaattcagtcTCTTACGACCACAGCTAGTGAATAATATTTGTAGCAAAAATACATTCGCCATCATCAATTGGCTTTGTTCGTTGCTACCAAACACAAACATTCAAGTGAATACTCAAAACAACCACCACAACAAACAGGAAACTATTTGGTTAGTGTGCGCGTCAATTTCTCGTCtacacaacaaacaaacaaaatggcACAAAACGTCGTACAAATGACCACCGAACAACTTCAGGCACTAATAGAGTCGGTACGTTTGGCCGCCGTGGCAGGCGCCAGTAGTGCCGCTCCAGCTACCATCCAAACCAAGGGCAACTTCACCAACTGTAGCAGCCGGTTTGGAGGTCAGCGCGACCATGAGGCTGTCGAGGAGTTCATCACCTCCATTGCTACCTACAAAGAAATCGAGTCGATCAGCGACGAAGATGCGCTTAAGGGGCTATCTTTACTATTCTACGGTCTGGCGTCCACTTGGTGGCAAGGCGTGCGCAAAGAAGCGAAAACCTGGGGAGATGCCATTGCGTTGATTCGCGACCACTTCTCGCCCACCAAACCCGCCTACCAGATTTACTTGGAGATCTTTGAAAACAAACAAGACGACCGCGCTGCCATTGATACGTTCATCTGTCAGAAGCGCGCTTTACTTGCACAACTGCCAGAGGGACGTCACGACGAGGAAACCGAGTTGGATTTGGTCTATGGTCTGCTGAACATCAAGTATCGTAAGAATATTCTACGCCAAGATATTAAAACGTTCCGCGAATTACTTGAGAAGGGCCGTATTATCGAACACAATGACTTGGAATCAGAGGAAGTTCAAACTGGTCCAATGCGTGGTTCCAAACGTACCAAACGCTGTACCCATTGCAACTTCCGAGGTCACACATTCGAAGAGTGTCGAAAGCGCAAAACTGCGACTGATCAATAAATACAATCAACATCGCACTGCGTCACCTACCTAACCAGACATTCCTCGAACCACTTAAGATGACTACCACAcacgacacacacacacaacaccAACTAATTCACAATAACATCATCACTTAGTAACGTCTCAATCCGAGCAGCTTACGCCGGTACCGTATTACTGAAGCAAAACTTTCGCTCTCACCAACGAAGCAGAGAAGCAGCGTCCAGCTTTGGTGATTTGGTTAATAgcggcaacagcagcaacaaagcTATttagacttagtattagtatataaattcacatatacatacatagaaataaTTCTTGTGAGTTTGAGTTGTTCTTTACCCCTGCAAAACTATTGTAAATTTTACGTGGAAGGGCAAAGTTTTCTATGCACTTTAGCGGTGCTTTGATTGCTTTGCGTTTAAATGCGTTATTATTTCCAATAGAGTTGTACGGAGTGGAGGCATCTTGGATCCACAAATGTCTTTCATCCAACCGCAAACGCGAGTTCACGCTGTGTCAAACACGGCTCCAGATGGCTATGAACGCCAGCAATGGAGTTCCTTCATTGCCGAAAACAATATTTCTTCAATCCGTGAAGATATTTGAAATCAGATTTTAAACAAAACGAATTATTGTAATTCGAGTCACAATTCGAACCAGCCATACTTCAACAATATTGGTGACAATTTGCTTCATCTCAGATTTCGTTCAataatgaagttttttttttcaatcgaaAGTTGTAGTGATCTCATTCTATAGTAGTCATGAGGTTGGAGACTTGGGAGCATATCATAGTAACTGGAATCTCTGCGGATATTCCAGTGGCTTAATATGAATCTACAGATCTCACGTTTGCGATACAATAGAAAGTGATCACTAACTTTCggttgaagaaaaaattttgatttattgtgTGACTTGTTGAGGTACGAAGCAGATTGTTCCCTTTATGAAGATGACTGAGAAGATGAGTGCTCGAAACACCGCTGCATTTGCCTGCTGGTAACAGTGGTTCAATAGTCATTCAGTGAGAATTTGACTGGCACTTCTTTGTGTTTGTTGCAAATTGAGATATGCATGCTGATGTCTGGTAAGCATTTGGATCGAGGCTTCGGCGTTGTTCCTTTTATTTGACCACCTCAGTTTGCGTAAATCAGTTGCTGCAAATGCAAAGCTGCACCCAGTGGATTCCTACCATGACGATGACTTTTGGACAATGTTGCCCGCTCTCAAATGTGGCACAAAACCTCCGTTGCATATAGAAGTGCTGCTTGACATTTTGTGTGTTGCATTTGTACAGCTTGGCGATATGATCAGCATTGCAGAGTTGGCGAACCATTCGGGAGCTTCTTGCGCTTTGATGGGTGTCTCTTCGGAGATACGCATTGCGTGTGAGTGGCATCTGGTGGCTCCAATAACTCTGTTCTGTTCTCATATAGCTGAAGAACTAATGCTTTTCGCAACATGTTGGCAGTAACTCTACGTGTGGCAAAACCAAAAATCACCTTCGGgtgatttttaaacttttatatgtacttacatttttgtaaatgttgaaaaaattgtacaacGATGGCTACGACTTCGCCATTCGTACAATTGGCACGCCAAATTGGCGATCTGCGGGAAGTGAAAACTTCTCTGTAGCGTCAAGCGTATGGCACGCCAACTGATATGCACTCATGCATTCACTCAACCCTACGGCTTAGATTCGTCGCTCATTTCGCCTCCGAAAATGTTCCGATAGTCTTGGCCCTCTCAAAGAGACACAGAAATTTCTCATTTTGCAGTGTTCAGTTTATTCAGATTATTCACTAGTGTGAGCTACCCACCGTCCATTTACCGAGAGCATCAAAAGCTGGAGGAACTGGTCCGTATTTCGGTTCAAATGCGGTTGGTAAGATCACCAGCTAAAGGTTTAGCGAAGACACTGCACTTTGAGCACAGAATTCAAGTTCAAAtctcaaatttggtttttaagtCAAGTCACTTTTAGATATTTACCTAATTCTTTGTTACTAGTAATAAGAAAACAAGTAAACAGAAAaaaggtacaaaaaaaaacaaaaaacaaattgacaacaaaaaaaatcaatgacaaaaaaaatataataataataacgaaaCAGATAGGCGAAGACGCCTACAACTAAATCTTACTGCATTTTTACTATGGGAAAAAGGGTGGGCATTACGCGTTGAATTGTGCGTTCAGAAATTTCAAAGGAAGATAATTTTTGGTTATTGTTTTCAGTGCgaatattttaatcaaaaattggtAGAAAATTTTGTGGATCTGCGTATGTAGTTGAATATTTTCCCATCCTCATGGTGAAAGcaggatttataaaaatatctctaaatgcagttgtttgcaTGTTTCAGACTTCCATTTTATAGACTTTTTGatacgattttctatgaaaCTTAATCATTTTTTAGGCAACTATGTTACATAAAAGAGCGTTTTGGATTCAGCTGATCTCAGCTGTGGGCATTTTTTATAACCAGAGAGTGTTTTTACCTATGGATCTGCACAATGTGTGAATCACCCCACCGAATATGGTTCATTGAAACTGGCTAGAGCAATGACAAGAATCTTCGTGTATTAGAGAAataggaaatacaaaatttgtaaaatgtggACTATGaacatttggaataaaaaaccCAAACATAGcgacattttcaatgattcgctGCATTGTATTGTACAAATGCCTTGAAGCCAtaacgattttcacagaggcTGAACTCATGTAATTTTGAACCGGAAAAGGTTTTACAtaacataaattaattaaggaaaactgaattatatttattgagcatattttactaatttaaaagcatttagtcgagtactttttttattataatataataaataatttaatatagtataaattaataatattatttaatatcggGTAAAAAGGGGTGGTGGGAGGAGCTGGGACATATATGTCCCGTCAGTGTTTTTGAATGGGACTTATATGTCCCGATTAGTATTTTATGATCCGGTACCTCATATATAATTGCACTTTGGTTTTAtatgaaactaattttatttggaattcaattaattgtttcggtaaagaatataatagaaaataatgcaaaagcaatacagtgcactcgcgataactcgaactaattaaaacaggcgctgttcgatttatcgaatttgttcgacttatcaattgagtgtgctatgctaaaaaaacagtcatcgatatcgatttttcgatcgattgttgaaaatggaagccagtagaaaatttctgtagtatagtttcgttatacgaattacattttggtccattggctggatcaatggtgtcgcattcggcggcataaacatagttaaaattaaaccatcctcggactttaattcgatttcgttgggatgtgatggggcattatcaattagaagaagagccttctcaggtagtcccccatctttcaaatattttcttacctaaatattaaagtcatttaacttggttaaaaaaattgttttaatgaatctggattttacctgcggcacgaacgaattatgaaaccagtctttgaaaatcgccgaagtcatccaggctgatttggaatttttgtactccaccggacagttaaaatttttgaaaacacgaggatttcttgctttgtcaataacgagaagtttaagcttatggttgccggtagcgttagtgcaagccataaattgccttatctttcttttttataagacttatggtggacttggctaccccatattccttcgctagagaagtaacactacgtccacgtttaattttgttaaggacttcagccctctcttttaatgttaaacacttcaaccttttacgatccattactcacgtgcactgatacaccacaaatgacaaatttaaagcaatttggtcaatgcaagatgttgttcccagaaaactaacgggatattaacgccgaaatattcatatggacaatacactagtatacatataatttatatacatatactattacatatgtatctatgtacaaaatgtacatgtttgaaaagaatgtgtgtacaaataaatttgtttttttgttcgagttatagcgctttaatattgttcgagttacaaactagtcaatagggaaaaaaatgtgttcgagttagcacgtcgttcgacttagcggctattcgagttaccgcgagtgcactgtatatgtatttaacataaaaaaagaggttgtctgtaaagtcggtttacttacgatagtttaacgtgataacgtcataagaaaatactgattgaatggttgcatttttcaaaagaaaattttaattttatttgtttgatagatattttgtatggatatagagaatgagttaacattaatatactttatatatactttaacataacataacataacataacataacataacataacataacataacataacataacataacataacataacataacataacataacataacataacataacataacataacataacataacataacataacataacataacataacataacataacataacataacataacataacataacataacataacataatatatcataacataacatgctgttcaagcaaggtaacgacgcatgagcaagataacgacgcattttttggtgcgtgcagccggctacatagaattattagacgttatcacgtcaaaaaataatataacattaaaacaacaggtattattatattaacaaacttggttttattttaaattcttcaagtaaatcaaattaataataatcaataagaaggcatatgcaaatacaaatacgtgaatttatatatgtacatatgcgcatatacatacatatatacgctcacttaagtaggagagagcaagatgtcgaacgttgcctttcgtttgctttgtttgctttgtcgttcgttccgcgctttcgcttgcagttcattcaaggtaacggcaatgagcaaggtaacgacaaatgagcaaggtaacactaatgagcaaggtaacgacacattttttcgtgcgtgcagccggctaaatcgaattataagacgttatcacgtcaaaatcattAACATTTTCGAACATATACCAGGTCCCGTTCGGATCGAAAGGGTTAAAGGAGTACAAGTTTATATCGCGCAAATTTAAGTCCAcggtgtttttttattatagcaaATTAAATGcggaaaataaatggaatttcaATGAATTGAGTCAATTCAAACGTATCCTTATCTTTCCGATAAAAGCTTGAAAGAGTAAAGAAAAGGCTCGGTTTAACCCAGTTGTCCTGAAAAGTGAATGTGCATACCCATCTCGAAGTTATGGTCGCACCCACCGTCTACGACtgccataaattttattaaaaccttctttcgcttcaataagcatttatattaaaatatatttttattaataatataattcacACCAACAAAAACTTGTTAATACAAGTCAAGCAGAAATAACTGCTGGTCACCTACATACGTAAACGAACACGCTCTCTGCTAGCGAACATCATACACATACCTACGAGAGCCAGTGCATTCAACACCAGAGATCATAAGCATCGCTTGCAGTTGCTTTGCAAGTGGGAGTCGACTGCTGTGAGAGCGAACAGCGCAGTTAACTGTAAAGAGCAATTAAGTGTGAAGTTCACCTTCATCCGATTAGAATGAATTGGTTAATGGGAGTTAATTTCAAATGGACCAGCTTGGAGATGACTACGATTGCTAGCATTGCTAAGCTTACAAGATTATTGTAAATtcttttattaagaaataaatattttataatttacataACGAAATATGATATTTGCTTTCAGCACAAAAACATccgtttcttttttgtttatatgtatgcggCAATACTTTCATGATGGCATCACGGTACGTTTTACACGTAACGTTAGACAAATGTGTTGCCGGATACAAAGGACCCATTGAAATAAGCTACATTTTCAAAGTTTTAGTGCCTGTCTGAAATATTTTAGATTCGTACTGAACCAAAATTGGAAGATTTTGTTGTATTGTacattataaaatgaaaaatacgcAGAACCGAACATTTTTGGTTCAAATATGATTACATAAGGGGTTAGGgctagtcagaattaaaaaaaaatttggtttttgaagtaaaacttcttaggcgtcgatgaacgagcgagaatggagagtaaaatttcaaggccatgcaacgttttgagctatttcgttccgcgagagagaaaaaggatataacgtagaggaaaaggagagagagagagcgtatAGCTCTCTTAtagcttatatacatatgtatatcttagatacactttaggctatttttcctgagtttttccttgagATTGCTAATTTCGAgcgagaaataacactgcctactttttggcgcttgtttgttggtgcaaacttgtaggaaatatatttttcgtgcctactttttggcattatttttttttggtgcctactttttggggcgtttttggccccactttttttggcattttttttttttgctgcctactttttggcgcttattccgtttcctggctagtgcttgtgcgcaCTATAAAGTACTATCCCTTCcgacgtcggatttattggtattgccttgggGTAATTTGTGCCCTTGcggcggtcctggaatcgctgcgtttgtacGGGTGATAAAccctcggagtagtgcgcgttgttgccacagttttcgtccggcgtttacctacaccggtcgacttcgttttttgtaaattttgcctatttgtattctctgcaaatgttgtgaatttatttagatttatattctttctctctctgtctctcattctctctcgggtcacccactctttctttgtctgtctTGCAAGTTTCATTTCTGTTATATGTTCTAcgcgctacacgcacttttttatgcattttcttaaggtagaatatctttaaaatattgtttgaaaatttgaagtgaatccgacaaatacttttcgtattattcaacaataaacaaaggccccgataacaaaattttatatgcgtttttctcaaaactatgttttttgaactggtgatcacttggtagatttcaataaaatttataccacttttgaaaaacataaaaaactcatgcctaatcgaaggatttttcttttcaaaaattaaaatttttttaaacatttaattgtcggtttttctcTCGaaaaaagtcaagtcgaaacataatgattacaaaataaagcaattcgCCTCTGACTATCCCTAAATAAAATAGGTTCCATTCCAATAAGGATTTCCCTAATATGCAAATATGGTAGCTTATTATTGGCGCCTTGGTCTGGCAGCTTTAGGCAGGGTTGcatggaaattaattttttgcttcgGTCAAACTACATCGCACTGCTCAAAATAAAAGTCACTCAAATGACAACCTAATTCAAAAGCAACGCCagaaataaagtaattaaaagtaaAGTTCATAATTGCGTTACTCAAGTATTCGTGTTCCACACCTGTATCCAAGTGGAATACATTCATTGGGTAATAATTCAGACAACACCTATGGTACTAATTTCAAGTTTCGTACTTAGAAATATTCCTGCAATATTTGCAAGCCAACCCTGTGTCTTTTGTAACGCAGTTGTTGGTAGATGGTTTGACAGCAAGATGACAATTCGATGCGGTGCggaattttgcaaatggcgacGTTGGGGCCAGAAAAGGTTGGTTGCTCTTTACTTTgtgcgaaaatttaataatttagttcGTAGTAAACAACTGACCGAATTACTTTTCAATGGGGCTGATAGTTGGGCACATGCCGTTCATGAAAATGAAGGAATATATggaaaaaagtgttaaatatcTAAATATGACGGCAAAGTACAGTGACCTAAACCGTAGAGCGCTTTGTTGCCGCAAATTATGAaattcattttataatttatttgctaACTTAACTTTCGTTATTTAATAGCCAACGAATTTCACCTACATTGCAACCCAATCTTCCTAACGCCTGTTTGATTATCTTTTTGTGCGGGAGGCCATTTGAAATTCCGCGTTCACATTGTGTGAGTAGCAGTGAGGACCATGACGACCAGCAGTGAGGATGTGTTGCTGCAAATGGGTGAGGTGCGCTACAAAAAGGGCGATGGCACTCTATACGTAATGAATGAGCGCCTTGCATGGATGGCGGAAAATCGCGATACTGTTGCAGTATCGCATCGCTTTGCCGACATTAAAAGTAATGATTGCCATAATTTAGggtgcaaatataaaatttgtttttctgtttttcaaaaCAGTGCAGAAAATATCGCCTGAGGGCAAGCCGAAGGTGCAGCTTCAAGTTGTGTTGCATGACGGTAATAGTTCCACATTCCATTTTGTCAATCGTAATGGACAGCAAGCGATGCTGGCAGACCGTGATAAGGTGAAGGAGTTATTGCAGCAACTACTGCCGAATTTTAAGCGCAAAGTCGATAAAGAGTTGGAGGAGAAAAATCGTATACTTTCCGAAAATCCTAATCTCTTGCAGCTTTATAAGGATTTGGTTATAACGCAAGTGCTCACTAGTGAAGAGTTCTGGGCTACACACGCCAAGGAGCATGCCAtgaagaaaatcaacaaaaaacaagacattgGTTGGTAAACTTATGACTTTAACTGTAATTTATGTAATATGTGGCTTATTTTTTAGGTGTGTCTGGCGCCTTTCTTGCCGATATAAAACCACAAACCGATGGTTGTAATGGGTTGAAGTACAATTTAACTCCCGACATAATTCtgtgtatttttaaaacttatccCGCCGTAAAACGAAAGCATCAAGAAAATGTGCCTGCCAAGTTGACAGAGTCGGAATTCTGGACAAAGTTTTTTCAGTCGCACTACTTTCATCGTGATCGCATAACAGCTGGCTCTAAAGATATATTTACAGAATGTGGCAAAATTGACGATCAAACATTGAAAGCTGCCGTTCAGCAGGGTGCAGGCGATCCCTTACTCGATCTGAAGCAATTTGAGGACGTGCCACTGGAGGAGGGTTTCTGTAGCGTTGCTGGGGACCGCAATATCTCAAATAGTGGGAACATAGTGCATCAGAATATGATCAAGCGTTTCAATCAGCACTCAATAATGGTGCTAAAGACTTGCGCCGATGTCGCTGGCAGCTCTACTTCAACTGCCAATGGACCGGCTAAAATGAAGGACCCGAAAGCCAATGAACACTCGGCCGTAAATGGTGGTGCTGAAAAATCAAAACATGCAAAAGACGGTAAATCGAATAGTGGCGATGCAAATTC
The sequence above is drawn from the Anastrepha obliqua isolate idAnaObli1 chromosome 4, idAnaObli1_1.0, whole genome shotgun sequence genome and encodes:
- the LOC129243984 gene encoding activity-regulated cytoskeleton associated protein 1-like, whose amino-acid sequence is MAQNVVQMTTEQLQALIESVRLAAVAGASSAAPATIQTKGNFTNCSSRFGGQRDHEAVEEFITSIATYKEIESISDEDALKGLSLLFYGLASTWWQGVRKEAKTWGDAIALIRDHFSPTKPAYQIYLEIFENKQDDRAAIDTFICQKRALLAQLPEGRHDEETELDLVYGLLNIKYRKNILRQDIKTFRELLEKGRIIEHNDLESEEVQTGPMRGSKRTKRCTHCNFRGHTFEECRKRKTATDQ
- the LOC129244794 gene encoding general transcription factor IIH subunit 1 produces the protein MTTSSEDVLLQMGEVRYKKGDGTLYVMNERLAWMAENRDTVAVSHRFADIKMQKISPEGKPKVQLQVVLHDGNSSTFHFVNRNGQQAMLADRDKVKELLQQLLPNFKRKVDKELEEKNRILSENPNLLQLYKDLVITQVLTSEEFWATHAKEHAMKKINKKQDIGVSGAFLADIKPQTDGCNGLKYNLTPDIILCIFKTYPAVKRKHQENVPAKLTESEFWTKFFQSHYFHRDRITAGSKDIFTECGKIDDQTLKAAVQQGAGDPLLDLKQFEDVPLEEGFCSVAGDRNISNSGNIVHQNMIKRFNQHSIMVLKTCADVAGSSTSTANGPAKMKDPKANEHSAVNGGAEKSKHAKDGKSNSGDANSTNNATLNGIAASPDRPAKRQRIIEKIHYEDLGDPLIEAADEADASKKFKKPQQLSLAKEERYLHGPLPITGYDMHEDPRRMEEVQYHLMRATETWTQRTPHKVLVSPTAAVNALGELSPGGALMRGFHEQSVGQLVPKDFEKDLRNLYLSLSELLKHFWNCFPPTTAEAEEKAVRMHEAVQRFKMAKLVPFESRALHELSPLGASLTQHLNRLLQSANTKFATWQERKMRQHR